A window from Leptospira meyeri encodes these proteins:
- a CDS encoding DUF3015 family protein, translating to MKKLTLISTIGISMVLLASQMSAAPKYGMAGCGLGTLVMPGGNQIFVATTNATGGSQTFGITSGTSNCTADGVAQKEHAREIYVHMNFDSLEQEMAAGKGEKLSNLATLFECKSGARFSEVVKENYSRIFTEESKANPSLMLSNLHETLEKDQTVKNYCKI from the coding sequence ATGAAAAAGTTAACACTCATCTCCACAATCGGAATCTCTATGGTTCTCCTTGCGTCTCAAATGTCTGCTGCACCTAAGTACGGTATGGCGGGATGCGGACTAGGAACTCTTGTAATGCCTGGTGGTAACCAAATTTTTGTTGCTACAACAAACGCCACTGGGGGAAGCCAAACTTTTGGAATCACATCTGGAACATCTAACTGTACTGCAGATGGCGTTGCTCAAAAAGAACATGCACGTGAAATTTATGTGCATATGAACTTTGATAGTTTGGAACAAGAAATGGCAGCTGGTAAAGGGGAAAAACTTTCTAACCTTGCCACTCTTTTTGAATGTAAATCTGGTGCTCGATTCAGCGAAGTAGTCAAAGAAAACTATTCTAGAATCTTCACTGAAGAATCAAAAGCAAACCCTAGTTTGATGTTGTCGAACCTTCATGAAACTTTGGAAAAAGACCAAACAGTAAAAAATTACTGCAAAATCTAA
- a CDS encoding toprim domain-containing protein, whose translation MAQKTEKTSGNSRNFKKLSNVEHVRMRTGMWLGQNSLSTFEQHFFTKDNAGKYDIVHEELSDIPAKLKCLDEACMNCVDEYRKNLNDKSIPEKDKMNKLIIQLSTDRKRVTIQDNGRGIPADNAEGVYLHLMYGENFDDKVKEDHVAGQNGVGISLVRMVSSFFRVKTINGGKAYKKMFSIHDDVKKTIRSFKLSKEDTERVHLYYDEHGTFVDCPLLSADQIKQLKAPCDKTGMTAVVETAKKEDHGTTVEFELNPAYFNNLDTSFNINLVKQYLQDIAMSNPGLEVVFIHKTGKEKYKFKKGFDEIFSNSEMVYYKLDYSDKASASQIHMDTYVVVGQNKTLTWVNSIFCPQGGSAIEYLENRLCDEVRKKSQIVSLEKKLNTQCTRNDVRSCFHMYVNLRILNPRFKSQDKSYLINDLNEDIRKSVDKHLDKLLKKTGLIEEIKMVMERRTQMKQLEDAQKGLRKASRNNIPKLMPPTGKPNDPGRILFVAEGDSAIAGLRPARNPKLHGLFPLRGKPLNCKGMSLAKAMQNEEMKNIVAIVGLPLDQKVKSIDELHYDRISIITDADFDGYAIRSLMLSFFYEYWPELFDLGFINISAAPLYEVDVKWKDAKKETVFCIDDAEYDKLVAKVNKQGAEITRKKRNKGLGETGKEAMKYAVDHCMTTITVGNKKTAKNTQDLWFHKDYAEKRREAISEYSMSVIED comes from the coding sequence ATGGCTCAAAAAACTGAAAAAACCTCAGGAAATTCGCGAAATTTTAAGAAATTATCGAATGTAGAACACGTTCGAATGCGGACGGGAATGTGGCTTGGACAAAACTCCCTTTCCACTTTTGAACAACATTTTTTTACCAAAGATAACGCTGGTAAATATGATATCGTTCATGAAGAACTTTCGGATATTCCGGCCAAACTCAAATGTTTGGACGAAGCCTGTATGAACTGCGTGGATGAGTATAGAAAGAACTTAAACGACAAGTCCATCCCTGAAAAAGACAAGATGAACAAACTCATCATCCAATTGTCTACCGATCGCAAACGTGTGACCATCCAAGACAACGGTCGTGGAATTCCCGCAGATAATGCAGAAGGGGTTTACCTCCATTTGATGTATGGAGAAAACTTTGATGATAAAGTCAAAGAAGACCATGTTGCAGGACAGAACGGTGTGGGGATTTCACTTGTGCGTATGGTTTCTTCTTTCTTTAGAGTGAAGACCATCAATGGTGGAAAAGCTTACAAAAAAATGTTTAGCATCCATGATGATGTTAAAAAAACCATTCGTAGTTTTAAACTTTCCAAAGAAGATACAGAACGGGTTCATTTATACTATGATGAACATGGAACCTTTGTCGACTGTCCGTTATTATCTGCTGACCAAATCAAACAACTAAAAGCGCCTTGTGATAAAACAGGAATGACTGCTGTTGTAGAAACAGCTAAAAAAGAAGATCATGGGACAACAGTTGAGTTTGAACTTAACCCTGCATATTTTAACAACTTAGATACTTCTTTTAACATCAATTTGGTGAAACAATACCTCCAGGACATTGCAATGTCGAATCCTGGCCTTGAGGTAGTGTTTATCCACAAAACAGGGAAAGAAAAGTATAAATTCAAAAAAGGTTTTGATGAGATTTTTAGTAATTCCGAGATGGTGTACTACAAATTGGATTACTCTGATAAGGCTTCCGCTTCCCAAATCCATATGGATACTTATGTGGTGGTGGGACAAAACAAAACTCTTACTTGGGTAAACTCGATTTTTTGTCCTCAAGGTGGATCTGCGATTGAGTATTTAGAAAACAGACTTTGTGATGAAGTACGTAAAAAATCTCAAATTGTCAGTTTGGAAAAAAAACTAAACACCCAATGTACAAGAAACGATGTCAGAAGTTGTTTTCATATGTATGTGAACCTTCGCATCCTCAATCCACGTTTTAAATCCCAAGATAAATCCTATCTCATCAATGATTTGAATGAAGACATTCGAAAGTCTGTGGACAAACACCTCGACAAACTTTTGAAAAAAACGGGCCTCATCGAAGAAATAAAGATGGTGATGGAACGTAGAACCCAGATGAAACAGCTCGAGGATGCGCAGAAAGGCCTCCGTAAGGCGTCACGGAACAATATCCCTAAGCTTATGCCTCCTACGGGCAAACCAAACGATCCAGGCCGAATTCTATTTGTGGCGGAAGGGGACTCGGCGATTGCGGGATTACGCCCGGCAAGAAATCCAAAGTTGCATGGACTTTTCCCTCTTCGGGGAAAACCACTTAACTGCAAAGGAATGTCACTTGCTAAGGCCATGCAAAACGAAGAGATGAAAAACATTGTGGCCATTGTAGGCCTTCCTCTCGACCAAAAAGTAAAGTCCATTGATGAACTTCATTACGATCGTATCAGCATCATCACCGATGCGGATTTTGATGGGTATGCCATCAGATCTCTCATGTTGTCTTTTTTCTATGAGTATTGGCCGGAGCTTTTTGATTTAGGTTTTATCAATATTTCTGCAGCACCACTTTACGAGGTGGATGTGAAGTGGAAAGATGCAAAAAAAGAAACCGTATTTTGTATTGATGATGCCGAGTACGACAAGTTAGTTGCTAAAGTTAACAAACAAGGTGCTGAAATCACTCGTAAAAAACGAAACAAGGGACTTGGAGAAACGGGAAAAGAGGCAATGAAATACGCTGTAGATCATTGTATGACCACTATCACTGTGGGAAACAAAAAGACAGCAAAGAATACGCAAGACCTTTGGTTTCACAAAGACTATGCAGAAAAACGCCGGGAAGCGATTTCTGAATACTCAATGAGTGTGATCGAAGACTAA
- the gltX gene encoding glutamate--tRNA ligase, protein MTEVRTRFAPSPSGFLHVGGARTALFNYLYAKAKKGKFLLRIEDTDQDRSTEASFKIILESLKWLGMEWDEGPGVGGPNGPYTQSERIHIYKEYTDKLISEKKAYRCFCSAEELEGKKKQADAMGIPYIYDGKCSDLTETEIQSQIEKKIPFTVRFKTPHKIVIVDDMIQGKVKFESKLIGDFIIVKSDGFPSYNYAVVIDDALMKITHVIRGVGHLSNTPRQILIFEAFGFPLPRFAHASEIVGTDGKKLSKRAGATSVLAFRDLGYSSDTMRNYMALLGWTSPDGKEYMSDEELCSVFDVERCSKSPATFDVFKKLKEEEKETVDFNKLSLLGLAEYLNPKSKLNWMSNKYIRDVKIETLGKELEPFLKDCQIPEEYKKGTNPQLLSILDSVRVYLDRLIQAPPYIEEFFLENIQFENDEAKQLILEGNGKAVVSAFYQAVKAKPLSTPDEYKEAMTKAGESTGEKGRTLFMPIRAITTGKSHGLELPILFSLLGQEKLVKRMEQLAQTLGLSI, encoded by the coding sequence ATGACAGAAGTTCGCACTCGTTTTGCCCCATCCCCATCTGGATTTCTCCATGTAGGGGGAGCAAGAACTGCTTTATTCAATTATTTGTATGCAAAAGCAAAAAAAGGAAAGTTTTTACTTCGCATCGAAGACACGGACCAAGACCGGTCGACAGAAGCCTCTTTCAAAATCATTTTAGAATCTTTGAAATGGTTAGGAATGGAATGGGACGAAGGTCCGGGAGTGGGAGGTCCAAACGGTCCGTACACTCAGTCCGAAAGAATTCATATTTATAAAGAATATACAGACAAACTGATCTCTGAAAAAAAAGCCTATCGTTGTTTTTGTTCAGCAGAAGAACTTGAAGGCAAAAAAAAACAAGCAGATGCTATGGGAATTCCATACATCTATGATGGAAAATGTTCTGACCTCACGGAAACAGAAATCCAATCCCAAATTGAGAAAAAAATCCCCTTTACTGTAAGATTCAAAACTCCACATAAAATTGTGATCGTAGATGATATGATCCAAGGAAAGGTAAAGTTTGAATCCAAACTAATTGGTGACTTTATCATTGTTAAATCTGACGGTTTCCCTTCGTATAACTATGCTGTGGTGATTGATGACGCACTCATGAAAATCACACATGTAATTCGTGGAGTGGGACATCTTTCCAATACTCCTCGTCAAATTTTGATTTTTGAAGCCTTTGGATTTCCTCTTCCAAGATTTGCTCATGCAAGTGAAATTGTAGGAACCGATGGGAAAAAACTTTCCAAACGAGCCGGTGCGACTTCCGTTCTTGCTTTCCGTGACTTAGGTTATTCGAGTGATACCATGAGAAACTATATGGCACTGCTTGGATGGACTTCTCCTGATGGAAAAGAATATATGAGCGATGAAGAACTTTGTTCTGTCTTTGATGTAGAACGCTGCTCTAAATCTCCTGCTACCTTTGATGTATTCAAAAAACTAAAAGAAGAAGAAAAGGAAACTGTTGATTTTAATAAGTTATCTCTTCTTGGACTTGCGGAGTATTTAAATCCTAAATCAAAACTCAATTGGATGTCGAATAAATACATTCGTGATGTAAAAATTGAAACCTTGGGAAAGGAACTCGAACCATTCCTCAAAGATTGCCAAATTCCAGAAGAATACAAAAAAGGCACAAACCCACAACTCCTTTCGATTTTAGATTCTGTGCGAGTGTATTTAGATCGGCTCATCCAAGCCCCACCGTACATCGAAGAATTCTTTTTGGAAAATATCCAGTTTGAAAACGACGAAGCAAAACAACTGATTTTGGAAGGGAACGGAAAAGCCGTGGTTTCTGCTTTTTACCAAGCGGTAAAAGCCAAGCCACTCTCCACTCCAGATGAATACAAAGAAGCCATGACAAAGGCTGGAGAATCCACCGGTGAAAAAGGAAGGACTCTCTTTATGCCCATTCGGGCCATCACTACGGGAAAATCCCATGGATTGGAACTTCCTATCCTCTTTAGCCTTCTCGGCCAGGAGAAACTTGTCAAACGGATGGAACAGCTCGCCCAAACATTAGGCCTCTCAATTTAG
- a CDS encoding alpha/beta hydrolase — MKKHLYLIIICFNFLFSNCSSLYYHPTKETYFTPKQMGFSYTPTFITTKDGVKLNVWRIYSKQQETPKAVILQFHGNGQNMSAHFLSLVWLVNHGYELIVFDYRGYGESEGDPDPEDIVDDSKLVLDYALQETKERSSKLIVYGQSLGGAIAMRSVADWKDKNEIVLLCIDGSFPSYREVAKQTMNHVIFPPMGNLFSWVFHDHTSPRDSIPNLSPIPLLIIHGTEDTVIFFENGKQIFGLAKEPKVFWEIRGGGHVDWMNLGRSKFAKDFLVLLNRHLY, encoded by the coding sequence ATGAAGAAGCACTTGTATCTTATCATTATTTGTTTTAATTTTCTTTTTTCAAATTGTTCGTCTTTGTATTATCATCCGACAAAAGAAACTTATTTTACACCAAAACAAATGGGTTTTTCATATACCCCCACTTTTATAACAACAAAAGATGGAGTGAAGCTAAATGTTTGGCGGATTTATTCGAAACAACAAGAGACACCAAAAGCGGTTATTTTACAATTTCATGGGAATGGGCAAAATATGAGTGCTCATTTTTTGTCTCTTGTTTGGCTTGTGAATCATGGTTATGAACTCATTGTATTTGATTATAGAGGTTATGGAGAATCGGAAGGAGATCCCGATCCTGAAGATATAGTCGATGATAGCAAACTTGTTTTAGATTATGCCTTGCAGGAAACTAAGGAGAGAAGTTCCAAGTTAATTGTCTATGGCCAAAGTTTGGGTGGTGCTATTGCGATGCGTTCTGTTGCCGATTGGAAAGATAAAAACGAAATTGTTTTACTTTGTATTGATGGATCCTTTCCTTCCTATCGGGAAGTTGCTAAACAAACTATGAATCATGTGATTTTTCCTCCGATGGGAAATTTATTTTCTTGGGTATTTCATGATCATACAAGTCCACGAGATTCTATTCCAAATCTTTCTCCTATTCCGCTATTAATCATTCATGGAACCGAGGATACAGTTATTTTTTTTGAAAATGGAAAACAAATTTTTGGTTTAGCAAAAGAACCTAAAGTATTTTGGGAAATACGTGGCGGTGGACATGTAGATTGGATGAATCTCGGTCGATCGAAGTTTGCGAAAGATTTTTTGGTTCTACTCAATCGTCATTTGTACTGA
- a CDS encoding DNA gyrase subunit A codes for MKNEEQYPKRPFEDQVNDDQRKYSRYVCDSRAIPQEIDGLKPVQRRILWAMWNSDARNRHTKTVKVAGLAMGYHPHGDRSIQDALSQMAQDFAFANNYPLVHGEGTFGDVLDPNAIASPRYTEVKLSDFAKDLGFFESLPDIDYVKNYDETEDEPIHFVGKVPVVLLNNIQGIATGFRCFIPAHKLSDVIESQVTYLKTGKPKKITPWYKGYGGEVKLSKNDNGSTVMSTTFGFKKEDGKLFLVDAPMNWNREKVVNYLDDLIEKKDNWLKDYVDHSSQTFKIELVAKKGEEPSEKELKELFSKENNEVLTINVITHEGKLRNFNPEEIIKRFCDFRKTHLIRRFKRLAGLEKEKIDRNSELIRFIKEKWNEKVTGIKSKKEFEDKLKAAKFVYFEWLSSIPVYRMTLEEVRKCEDAIVEAKTKYTEYTALQKDDKKLTGFMTDELDELKKKWDPK; via the coding sequence ATGAAGAACGAAGAACAGTATCCAAAACGCCCCTTTGAAGACCAAGTGAATGATGACCAAAGGAAATACTCTCGCTATGTATGCGATTCGAGAGCCATTCCGCAAGAAATTGATGGTCTAAAGCCTGTTCAACGAAGGATTTTATGGGCGATGTGGAACTCCGATGCGAGAAACCGCCATACCAAAACGGTAAAGGTGGCAGGTCTTGCAATGGGATACCATCCGCATGGAGATCGTTCCATACAAGATGCCCTTTCGCAAATGGCTCAAGACTTTGCTTTTGCGAATAACTATCCATTAGTGCATGGTGAAGGAACCTTTGGTGATGTTTTAGATCCCAATGCAATTGCTTCTCCTCGTTATACGGAAGTCAAACTATCTGACTTTGCCAAAGATTTAGGATTCTTTGAAAGTTTACCGGACATTGATTATGTCAAAAATTATGATGAAACAGAAGATGAGCCCATTCATTTTGTAGGAAAGGTTCCCGTTGTCCTCTTAAATAACATCCAAGGAATTGCAACGGGGTTTCGTTGTTTTATTCCTGCGCACAAACTGAGCGATGTCATCGAATCTCAAGTCACATACTTAAAAACTGGAAAACCAAAAAAAATCACACCATGGTACAAAGGGTACGGTGGCGAAGTGAAGTTGTCCAAAAATGACAACGGTAGTACGGTGATGTCCACTACCTTCGGGTTTAAAAAAGAAGATGGGAAGTTGTTTCTCGTTGATGCTCCCATGAACTGGAACCGCGAAAAGGTAGTAAACTATTTAGATGATTTGATTGAGAAAAAAGACAATTGGTTGAAAGACTACGTGGATCATTCCAGTCAAACCTTTAAGATTGAACTTGTTGCTAAAAAAGGCGAAGAACCTTCTGAAAAAGAATTGAAGGAACTTTTTTCCAAAGAGAACAACGAAGTTTTAACCATCAACGTCATCACACACGAAGGGAAACTTCGTAACTTTAATCCAGAAGAAATCATCAAACGGTTCTGTGATTTTAGAAAAACCCATCTCATCCGTCGTTTCAAACGACTCGCTGGTTTGGAAAAAGAAAAGATTGATCGCAACTCAGAACTCATTCGCTTCATTAAGGAAAAATGGAACGAAAAAGTAACAGGGATTAAATCCAAAAAAGAATTCGAAGACAAATTGAAAGCAGCTAAGTTCGTTTATTTCGAATGGTTGAGTTCCATTCCTGTGTATCGAATGACTTTGGAAGAAGTTCGAAAATGCGAAGATGCCATAGTAGAAGCTAAAACAAAATACACTGAGTATACGGCATTACAAAAAGACGATAAAAAACTCACCGGTTTTATGACCGATGAACTTGATGAACTAAAGAAAAAATGGGATCCGAAATAA
- a CDS encoding DUF3015 domain-containing protein: protein MGKRITSILFLSAAVVAVAMTSTAVEAKKYGMAGCGLGSQVIQTNDKMQIFATTTNGTAYNQTLGITTGTSNCTADGVVKQDKVQELFVTMNYDSLGQEMASGKGEKLESLGSLLGCSNDSISRFGQVTKENYAKLITEDSTPASLLSAVKSEVKSDKILAKSCSQI, encoded by the coding sequence ATGGGAAAAAGAATTACCTCAATCCTATTTTTGTCTGCTGCTGTTGTAGCTGTTGCAATGACATCTACTGCTGTAGAAGCAAAAAAATATGGTATGGCTGGTTGTGGACTTGGATCACAGGTGATCCAAACCAATGACAAAATGCAGATCTTTGCTACGACAACAAATGGTACTGCATACAACCAAACATTGGGTATTACAACGGGAACATCCAATTGTACTGCTGACGGTGTTGTAAAACAAGATAAAGTACAAGAGTTGTTTGTCACAATGAACTACGATTCTCTCGGCCAAGAAATGGCTTCAGGGAAAGGTGAAAAATTAGAGTCTCTTGGAAGCCTTCTCGGTTGTTCGAATGATTCTATTTCCCGATTTGGCCAAGTGACGAAAGAAAACTATGCTAAACTCATTACTGAAGATTCAACACCTGCAAGTTTACTTTCAGCAGTTAAATCAGAAGTTAAAAGCGATAAAATCCTCGCTAAGTCTTGTTCACAAATCTAA
- a CDS encoding DUF4105 domain-containing protein, with product MFPLYRFTFLLILFTASLGAIEPTGEQNILELDFLTARKQGKEIPKSPKSRQYLEELINEAKERHLAEETHWYRLLRFKKTRWGFWESEVDNKRYFLSEDGKYNPEKELIATLHSFFTEEPIPEGLQHPQCAYPERFHWLKGKLKFDLNRINEIQCPRFEVWRESLTPESISVVFSSYYMQAPASMFGHTLIKLNNKVNENSELLDYGVNYAANPGEMNGFAYAVKGLTGGYPGTFAIFPYYLKVNEYNDMESRDLWEYKLKLKPEERDRLIRHLWEMGRADFDYFFINENCSYHLMEFLEVSIPELDISKKTGWIVAPSDTIKLYLAEDGFVISKKYRPSLYSKIKYKLYDMTEDEKTTYFDMVRFENAFLPEPKEGFRMSLVTDAVLDTYRYRYSSKSEIPKQHKEYYDKLLVFRSKQNDEYTPKEQGSLSTPPEVSHPLSRIATSFGVSSLGNFAEFKYRIAYHDLLNVSKGHAPNSELAFLDTTIRAYENQKPELTSVSAIKVSSLNPYNAISKDFSYFLDTGIQTAVYQNNNDTLRKQVGNIDFRMGYSFSNEFGKTPMSLGVLSILAGLKAQNGRMFENGIRYGGNISLLYQNEWGAWKIYTGATAQNYQLSHNLNSYYVTFKVRYAFSNIHEIRLEVNGERFYEEALVSYHYLF from the coding sequence GTGTTTCCTCTGTACCGATTTACTTTTCTTCTGATCCTCTTTACTGCTTCGCTTGGGGCCATTGAACCCACTGGCGAACAAAACATTCTTGAATTAGATTTTTTAACGGCAAGAAAACAAGGGAAAGAAATCCCCAAATCACCTAAAAGCCGACAATACCTTGAAGAACTGATCAACGAAGCGAAAGAAAGACACCTAGCCGAAGAAACCCATTGGTATCGTTTGCTTAGATTTAAAAAGACTAGATGGGGATTTTGGGAAAGTGAAGTTGATAACAAACGTTATTTCCTTTCTGAAGATGGAAAATACAATCCAGAAAAAGAATTAATTGCAACCTTACATAGCTTTTTTACAGAAGAACCGATTCCGGAAGGATTACAACATCCTCAATGTGCGTATCCCGAAAGGTTCCATTGGCTGAAAGGAAAACTTAAATTTGATTTAAATCGAATCAATGAGATCCAATGTCCACGTTTTGAAGTTTGGAGAGAATCCCTTACTCCCGAATCGATATCCGTTGTGTTTTCATCTTATTATATGCAAGCACCGGCATCCATGTTTGGACATACTCTTATCAAACTAAATAACAAGGTAAACGAAAACTCTGAGTTATTGGATTATGGAGTGAACTATGCAGCCAATCCGGGAGAAATGAATGGATTTGCATATGCAGTGAAAGGATTGACCGGTGGATATCCAGGCACTTTTGCCATTTTTCCCTATTATCTAAAAGTAAATGAATACAATGATATGGAAAGTCGGGATCTTTGGGAATACAAACTAAAGTTAAAACCAGAAGAAAGAGACAGATTGATTCGCCATCTTTGGGAAATGGGAAGAGCAGACTTTGATTATTTTTTTATCAACGAAAATTGTTCTTATCATTTAATGGAATTTTTAGAAGTATCCATTCCTGAATTAGATATCAGTAAAAAAACTGGTTGGATTGTGGCACCTAGCGATACCATAAAACTTTACTTAGCTGAAGATGGATTTGTAATCTCAAAAAAATATCGCCCTTCTTTATATTCCAAAATTAAATACAAACTTTATGATATGACTGAAGATGAGAAAACCACCTACTTTGATATGGTTCGTTTCGAAAATGCCTTTCTTCCGGAGCCAAAAGAAGGTTTTCGAATGTCTTTGGTTACTGATGCTGTCCTTGACACATATCGTTATCGATATTCAAGTAAATCGGAAATCCCAAAACAACACAAAGAATACTATGATAAGTTACTTGTTTTTCGAAGTAAACAAAATGATGAATATACTCCTAAGGAACAAGGATCTTTGTCCACACCACCGGAAGTCTCTCATCCATTGAGTCGAATTGCCACTTCTTTTGGTGTGTCTTCTTTAGGAAATTTTGCTGAGTTTAAATATAGAATAGCATACCACGACCTTTTGAATGTGAGTAAGGGCCATGCTCCTAATTCGGAATTGGCATTTTTAGATACAACAATCAGGGCATATGAGAATCAAAAACCGGAACTAACTTCTGTAAGTGCTATCAAGGTATCATCTTTAAATCCATATAATGCAATTTCAAAAGATTTTTCTTATTTTTTAGATACAGGTATTCAAACAGCAGTTTATCAAAATAACAACGATACTCTTCGGAAACAAGTTGGTAACATCGATTTTCGTATGGGGTATTCTTTTTCCAATGAATTTGGAAAAACGCCGATGAGCTTGGGAGTATTGAGTATTCTTGCCGGATTGAAAGCTCAAAATGGAAGAATGTTTGAAAATGGAATTCGTTATGGTGGAAATATAAGCTTACTTTACCAAAATGAATGGGGCGCTTGGAAAATTTATACGGGAGCAACTGCCCAAAACTACCAACTAAGCCACAATTTGAATTCTTATTACGTTACCTTTAAGGTTCGATATGCATTTTCAAATATACATGAAATACGATTAGAAGTGAATGGAGAAAGATTTTATGAAGAAGCACTTGTATCTTATCATTATTTGTTTTAA
- a CDS encoding serine hydrolase, giving the protein MKPSPPKNTKSSLKPSAKNKNKEKEESLLPFHPLPLFYPLPSSLNRKSKSFFLILNIFIFLQCSSLQEKPIEVYHNDKNTTEKVVLSKIEDVKNSGIKSLSYMYLLGDGVVHSGSLGVDKKGLVQRFKIGSITKLFTGIALLQLQESGKLKLDDPVSIYLPEVVGMPSRGQNYREITIRDILTHQSGLPSDRAYGFFLSPEAKESEILTAFRSLPQTLSQMERNEPGKAHSYSNYGFGLLGIVIERASGIGIEEYFQKNLFSKAGMKHSTLLELNDDSELVSGYSGLFWKTETHRPVIRDLTAGSLSTTGEDMGLFMKAFFQSKRGAGLLSPSSFSEFHRIQKGPSSNFQMKLGLPVLIEEMKSGNNSVWITGHSGSLPPFFADLIYDIESETASFLVGNTLSFATASIRPANKDILDIAYEYKTGLKLEVTPLPERKKQNQLDGFYGLYVSPLGIHEVKPGNPPKIEMMGFDFDLVEKDNRFGANLRLFFGLIPVKEKTLESMRIEFEPWEGHPIFTMYSLNAAKGSWGFGVLIHPIYRLPEKSFLTTYHTKDPYSLISRVELTEDKRGFLNATVYYSLGGMENSNRFPCQWESESTLRVLGFGRNLGERLDLKKVDGKPVLIYSGIQFLGE; this is encoded by the coding sequence ATGAAACCTAGTCCTCCAAAAAACACTAAGTCTTCGCTTAAGCCCTCCGCTAAGAACAAAAACAAGGAAAAAGAAGAATCTCTTCTTCCGTTTCATCCCCTGCCATTATTTTATCCTCTTCCATCTTCCTTAAATCGCAAATCAAAATCCTTTTTTTTGATTTTAAACATTTTCATTTTCCTACAATGTTCCTCCCTACAAGAGAAACCAATAGAGGTTTATCATAATGACAAGAACACTACGGAAAAAGTGGTTTTGTCTAAAATAGAGGATGTAAAAAACTCTGGGATCAAATCACTTTCGTATATGTATCTGTTAGGTGATGGAGTTGTGCATTCTGGTTCTCTTGGTGTAGACAAAAAAGGCCTGGTGCAAAGATTCAAAATCGGGAGTATCACCAAACTTTTTACCGGCATAGCTCTTTTACAATTACAAGAGAGTGGCAAATTAAAGTTAGATGATCCTGTTTCCATTTACCTTCCAGAAGTGGTGGGGATGCCTTCTCGTGGACAAAACTATCGTGAAATTACCATTCGAGATATTTTAACCCACCAATCGGGATTGCCTTCTGATCGTGCGTACGGTTTTTTTCTTTCGCCCGAAGCCAAAGAATCTGAGATTTTGACGGCATTTCGTTCTCTTCCTCAAACACTTTCACAAATGGAAAGAAATGAACCAGGCAAAGCCCATTCGTACTCAAATTATGGATTTGGCCTTCTTGGGATTGTCATTGAAAGAGCCTCAGGTATTGGGATTGAAGAGTATTTCCAAAAGAATCTATTTTCCAAAGCCGGAATGAAACATTCCACCTTGTTAGAGTTAAATGATGATTCAGAGTTAGTATCTGGATATTCTGGTTTGTTTTGGAAAACAGAAACCCATAGACCAGTAATCCGTGATTTGACCGCAGGTTCTCTTTCGACTACCGGTGAAGACATGGGTCTTTTTATGAAGGCATTCTTCCAAAGTAAAAGAGGAGCTGGCCTTCTGTCTCCATCCAGTTTTTCCGAATTCCACCGCATCCAAAAAGGACCCAGTTCGAATTTTCAAATGAAACTAGGCCTTCCCGTTTTGATTGAAGAAATGAAGAGCGGTAACAATAGTGTTTGGATCACAGGGCATTCAGGATCACTACCTCCCTTTTTTGCCGATTTGATTTATGATATAGAATCAGAAACCGCTAGTTTTCTTGTGGGAAACACTCTTAGTTTTGCTACTGCTTCGATTCGACCAGCTAACAAAGATATTTTGGATATTGCATATGAATATAAAACCGGATTGAAACTGGAAGTTACACCCTTGCCAGAACGAAAAAAACAAAACCAGTTAGATGGTTTTTATGGCCTTTATGTTTCTCCTTTGGGAATTCATGAAGTAAAACCGGGAAATCCACCAAAAATAGAAATGATGGGTTTTGACTTTGATTTAGTAGAAAAGGACAATCGTTTTGGAGCCAACTTACGTCTGTTTTTCGGCTTGATCCCAGTAAAAGAAAAAACATTAGAATCCATGAGGATTGAATTTGAACCTTGGGAGGGACATCCAATTTTTACCATGTATTCTCTGAATGCAGCCAAAGGAAGTTGGGGTTTTGGAGTTTTGATTCATCCTATCTATAGGTTGCCTGAAAAATCATTTCTGACAACCTATCATACGAAAGACCCATATTCACTCATCTCTCGAGTGGAACTAACGGAAGACAAACGTGGATTTCTGAACGCAACCGTTTATTATTCATTAGGTGGAATGGAAAATTCTAACCGTTTTCCTTGCCAATGGGAATCTGAGTCCACCCTTCGTGTTTTGGGATTCGGTCGCAATTTAGGGGAAAGGTTGGACCTAAAAAAAGTGGATGGAAAACCGGTTCTTATATATTCGGGGATCCAGTTTTTGGGAGAATAG